CCGGCGGCGAGGACATCGACATCGTCTTCGAGCACCCCGGCCGCGAGACCTTCGGCGCCTCCGTGTACGTCACCCGCAAGGGCGGCACCATCACCACCTGCGCCTCCACCTCGGGCTACATGCACGAGTACGACAACCGCTACCTGTGGATGTCGCTGAAGCGGATCATCGGCTCGCACTTCGCCAACTACCGCGAGGCGTGGGAGGCGAACCGCCTGATCGCCAAGGGCAAGATCCACCCGACCCTGTCGAAGGTCTACTCCCTGGAGGAGACCGGCCAGGCCGCCTACGACGTGCACCGCAACCTGCACCAGGGCAAGGTCGGCGTCCTCGCGCTCGCGCCGCAGGAGGGCCTGGGCGTCACCAACCCCGAGCTGCGCGAGAAGCACCTCGACGCCATCAACCGTTTCCGCAACATCTGAGCCCGGGACCATAGATGACTGAGCGCCAGAAGGACCGGCCGTGGCTCATGCGGACCTACGCCGGTCACTCGACCGCCGAGGCGTCCAACGAGCTGTACCGGCGCAACCTCGCCAAGGGTCAGACCGGCCTGTCGGTCGCGTTCGACCTGCCGACGCAGACGGGCTACGACCCCGACCACATCCTCGCCCGCGGCGAGGTCGGCCGGGTCGGCGTCCCCGTCTCGCACCTCGGTGACATGCGCCGGCTGTTCCAGGACATCCCCCTGGAGCAGATGAACACCTCGATGACCATCAACGCCACGGCGATGTGGCTGCTGGCGCTCTACCAGGTGGCCGCCGAGGAGCAGGGTGCGGACATCACCCAGCTCCAGGGCACCACCCAGAACGACATCGTGAAGGAGTACCTGTCGCGCGGGACGCACGTCTTCCCGCCCGGCCCCTCCCTCCGCCTCACGACGGACATGATCGCGTACACGGTCAACCACATCCCGAAGTGGAACCCGATCAACATCTGCAGTTACCACCTGCAGGAGGCGGGGGCCACTCCGGTCCAGGAGATCTCGTACGCGATGGCCACCGCGATCGCGGTGCTCGACTCGGTCCGCGACTCCGGGCAGGTCCCGGCGGACCGCTTCGGCGAGGTCGTCGCCCGCATCTCCTTCTTCGTGAACGCGGGCGTCCGCTTCATCGAGGAGATGTGCAAGATGCGCGCCTTCGGCCGCATCTGGGACAAGATCACCCACGAGCGGTACGGGATCGAGAACGAGAAGCAGCGCCGGTTCCGCTACGGCGTGCAGGTCAACTCGCTCGGCCTGACCGAGGCCCAGCCGGAGAACAACGTCCAGCGGATCGTCCTGGAGATGCTGGCCGTCACCCTCTCCAAGGACGCCCGCGCGCGGGCCGTGCAGCTCCCCGCCTGGAACGAGGCGCTCGGTCTGCCGCGGCCCTGGGACCAGCAGTGGTCGCTCCGCATCCAGCAGGTGCTCGCCCACGAGTCCGACCTGCTGGAGTACGAGGACATCTTCGCCGGCTCGCACGTGATCGAGGCCAAGGTCGAGTCGCTCGTCGCGGAGTGCCTGGCCGAGATCGACCGGATCCAGGAGATGGGCGGCGCCATGGCGGCCGTCGAGTCCGGCTACCTCAAGTCGCAGCTCGTCTCCTCGCACGCCGAGCGGCGCGCCCGGATCGAGTCCGGCGACGAGAAGATCATCGGCGTCAACATCTTCCAGTCGACCGAGGAGAACCCCCTCACGGCCGACCTCGACACCGCGATCATGACGGTCGACCCGGCGGTCGAGGCGCGTGTGGTCGGCTCGCTGAAGACCTGGCGGGACAACCGCTACCAGCCGCCGTTCAACCACCCGCGCCCCTGCAAGGCCCTCGAACGCCTCAAGGAGGCCGCCAAGGGCACCGGCAACCTCATGGAGGCCACCCTCGAGTGCGCCCGCGCCGGGGTCACGACCGGTGAGTGGACCGAGGCCCTGCGCGAGGTGTTCGGCGAGTTCCGGGCCCCCACCGGCGTCTCCTCGGCCCCGGTCGCGGTGACGGCCGAGGAGGGCACGCCGCTGGCTCTCGTACGGGAGAAGGTGGCGCGGACCGCCGACGAGCTCGGCGCCGGGCGGCTGCGGCTGCTCGTCGGCAAGCCGGGCCTGGACGGGCACTCCAACGGCGCCGAGCAGATCGCCGTACGGGCCCGTGACGCCGGTTTCGAGGTGGTCTACCAGGGCATCCGGCTGACCCCCGAGCAGATCGTCAACGCGGCTCTCGCCGAGGACGTGCACTGCGTGGGCCTGTCGATCCTCTCCGGCTCGCACGCCGAGCTGGTCCCGGACGTCCTCGACCGCCTCCGCGAGGCGGGCGCGACCGACGTGCCGGTCATCGTCGGCGGGATCATCCCGAACGCCGACGCCGCAGATCTGAAGCGCGCGGGTGTCGCCGCCGTCTTCACACCGAAGGACTTCGGTATCACGGAGATCATCGGCCGTATCGTCGACGAGATCCGGAAAGCTCACCAGCTCAGCCCCCTTGAAAGTACGGAGGTCCTCGCATGACCAGCCCCGTGAACCGTCTGCGTCCGCGCCGCTCCTGCCTCGCGGTCCCCGGCTCCAACCCGCGCTTCCTGGAGAAGGCCCAGAGCCTCGCCGCGGACCAGGTCTTCCTCGACCTGGAGGACGCCTGCGCGCCGCTGGCCAAGCCCGAGGCACGGCACACCATCGTGAAGTTCCTCAACGAGGGCGACTGGACCGGCAAGACCCGCGTCGTGCGGGTCAACGACTGGACGACCCACTGGACGTACCGGGACGTCGTCACGGTCGTCGAGGGCGCCGGCCAGAACCTCGACTGCATCATGCTGCCGAAGGTCCAGGACGCCCAGCAGATCGTCGCGCTCGACCTGCTGCTCACGCAGATCGAGAAGACGATGGGCTTCGAGGTCGGCAAGATCGGCATCGAGGCGCAGATCGAGAACGCCCAGGGCCTCGTCAACGTCAACGCGATCGCGCAGGCCTCCCAGCGCGTCGAGACGATCATCTTCGGCCCGGCCGACTTCATGGCCTCCATCAACATGAAGTCGCTGGTCGTGGGCGAGCAGCCGCCCGGCTACCCGGCGGACGCCTACCACCACATCCTGATGAGCATCCTGATGGCCGCCCGCGCCAACAACCTCCAGGCGATCGACGGCCCCTACCTCCAGATCCGCAACCCGGAGGGCTACAAGGCGGTCGCGCAGCGTGCCGCCGCCCTGGGCTTCG
The sequence above is a segment of the Streptomyces sp. NBC_01255 genome. Coding sequences within it:
- a CDS encoding protein meaA, yielding MTERQKDRPWLMRTYAGHSTAEASNELYRRNLAKGQTGLSVAFDLPTQTGYDPDHILARGEVGRVGVPVSHLGDMRRLFQDIPLEQMNTSMTINATAMWLLALYQVAAEEQGADITQLQGTTQNDIVKEYLSRGTHVFPPGPSLRLTTDMIAYTVNHIPKWNPINICSYHLQEAGATPVQEISYAMATAIAVLDSVRDSGQVPADRFGEVVARISFFVNAGVRFIEEMCKMRAFGRIWDKITHERYGIENEKQRRFRYGVQVNSLGLTEAQPENNVQRIVLEMLAVTLSKDARARAVQLPAWNEALGLPRPWDQQWSLRIQQVLAHESDLLEYEDIFAGSHVIEAKVESLVAECLAEIDRIQEMGGAMAAVESGYLKSQLVSSHAERRARIESGDEKIIGVNIFQSTEENPLTADLDTAIMTVDPAVEARVVGSLKTWRDNRYQPPFNHPRPCKALERLKEAAKGTGNLMEATLECARAGVTTGEWTEALREVFGEFRAPTGVSSAPVAVTAEEGTPLALVREKVARTADELGAGRLRLLVGKPGLDGHSNGAEQIAVRARDAGFEVVYQGIRLTPEQIVNAALAEDVHCVGLSILSGSHAELVPDVLDRLREAGATDVPVIVGGIIPNADAADLKRAGVAAVFTPKDFGITEIIGRIVDEIRKAHQLSPLESTEVLA
- a CDS encoding HpcH/HpaI aldolase/citrate lyase family protein, encoding MTSPVNRLRPRRSCLAVPGSNPRFLEKAQSLAADQVFLDLEDACAPLAKPEARHTIVKFLNEGDWTGKTRVVRVNDWTTHWTYRDVVTVVEGAGQNLDCIMLPKVQDAQQIVALDLLLTQIEKTMGFEVGKIGIEAQIENAQGLVNVNAIAQASQRVETIIFGPADFMASINMKSLVVGEQPPGYPADAYHHILMSILMAARANNLQAIDGPYLQIRNPEGYKAVAQRAAALGFDGKWVLHPDQVAAANEIFSPAQEDFDHAELILDAYDYYTSEAGGKKGSAMLGDEMIDEASRKMALVISGKGRAAGMQRTSKFEIPEA